TCACTCGACACATCATCCTCAGACTCATCCCAGGAGGATGAAAAACCAGTAGAGGAAGCTGAGGAGGATGACAGCTTCCTTGGAAGAGATGTTGGATTGATACTCAAACTATTACTCTCCACCTGCCCTTCCCAATCCTCCCCGTGGTCCGTAATGATGACAGCGGGAATAGGTCCTGGTGTTCCTATGGTAAGTGAGTTAGTCTTAGTTGATTCCTCCTGTGGAGAAGTGCTGCATTGCTGCCCAGTAGACACAGAGTTTATAGCTACTGATACATCCTTCTCTACACTGGGGACCAAGGATTGAGATGTAGGAACCACTGAAAGTCCATCCTGACTAGAACAAGACACTTTGCGGCCTGAATTGTGGACAAaggaaaaaatgttttcttctcCCCACGTTCGCCGTAATGGTGATGGGGATCGACTTCCAAATCTAGGACTTCGGAGTCCTGGGGAAAGTGGGCTATTTTGGGCTTGAATGTGAGCTTCAAAAAGTCCCACAACCTGGTTCACCTGTACATTCTGAAGCTCACGTTGTATCCGAGCTAAACGTCTTTTTTCTTCTGATTCTAACTGCCATGTCCCTGAACCATTCCCCTGTCCAAACCCTGATAAGATTCCCGAGCGTGAACCTGCTTCTCCCACATTATAGCCCGGTAACCGAAGTGGGGAAGGGCACCTTCCAGCTTTCGGTGTCTGTCCATCCCTGCCATTCCAACTTGGGCTACGGCTTCTTGCAGTGGATCGTTCTTTTGCATCTCCAGGGAAaatgaaagatgtgtttttggtCTTGGGAGAGCTCGAAGGACTTGATGGTCCTGGGCTATAAGGTGGCAGTATCGCACTCCCCAACAATGGAAAGTAGGTGCTTTTCCTGTCTGGAACTGGCAAGACAGGTCTCTGGCAGCTAGGGCTAGTCTTTGTCACGCTGCCAGACTTCACATTACTATTATTCATCATCACCAGGCTATTCAAGGCATAGCAATATACAGCCATAGTACTGTACAGAGGGGAGCAGCAGACACAGTGTGCCCTGTGCACCTGGGACTCAGAAACAGGGATCCAAATGGCTCCGTCCCTTCCAggacagcaacatctcctgaataGATGAACTGAGAAGTTCTGTGCTGGGCCCCAGTCCAAACCTCCATAAACAAAGCAGCTGTaaatgagaaagggaggggagaaaaaaaacacatgtaaatgacAAAGCGCTGGCTGAATGTGCTGCAAGTGTTTTGActatagctgagatcataaacCATCTGAAAAAAACAACCCACTTCACTTATCTAAGGTCTTCCATTGACACTGTTGGTAGGGTAATAATTTGCATGTCAAAACCCAGCATTTTACACCTGTAGCTTAAACTCTCTAGTGGCACTTGGCTGGGATGATCACGTGTCACCATAACAGTTTGTTTGCTTAGTGTTCCTTGTGTGTAgctgaatatttttttatcttctttaAACAGAGACAAGATAATTTAATTGCTGTTTGTGACTCCGGCACATTAAGTGTTATTTTGTGTTATTACTCcagcactgaaagagttaaaaataaaacTCTCTACCAACCAAATTCCACAGCTGCATAGCAACTTCACTTTTTAACTAATTCCTGTACCAGACTCAGAGATTCTTttcaaattaatttcatttaagAGAAGCACTgggaggtttgttttttttatgtgagtTACCAAACAGCTAATTATAGGTCATTACATATtaccaatttatatattttttaattgcttAGTTATTTTGTCAATTttgatacaataaaatacatttaatccaTTTATATTTCTTGCAAACAGAACTGTTCCCCCTTGTGAGTATGTAAATAGGTTATGCTATCGAGAAGTGATCAGAATGTACCTAATGCCTTCTTTTAACCTGTACATTAAAACCTAAAACGCATACCTACTGACCATGCCTAAACCTGTTTTTTTGTTAACCCTTTAATGACTTGCCCTAATGAAATGGTTAAAGTGGGTACAGGTAATGTTCTGGGCAGGTGTTACCACTAAATTATCATGTCCTAACTTTCACCCTCATGTTGGATGCAAATGAGGTGCTCAATGGCTGCTTGGAGGGACGACGATGGACAGTTTATTAGTGCATG
This region of Pelobates fuscus isolate aPelFus1 chromosome 2, aPelFus1.pri, whole genome shotgun sequence genomic DNA includes:
- the ITPKB gene encoding inositol-trisphosphate 3-kinase B yields the protein MAVYCYALNSLVMMNNSNVKSGSVTKTSPSCQRPVLPVPDRKSTYFPLLGSAILPPYSPGPSSPSSSPKTKNTSFIFPGDAKERSTARSRSPSWNGRDGQTPKAGRCPSPLRLPGYNVGEAGSRSGILSGFGQGNGSGTWQLESEEKRRLARIQRELQNVQVNQVVGLFEAHIQAQNSPLSPGLRSPRFGSRSPSPLRRTWGEENIFSFVHNSGRKVSCSSQDGLSVVPTSQSLVPSVEKDVSVAINSVSTGQQCSTSPQEESTKTNSLTIGTPGPIPAVIITDHGEDWEGQVESNSLSINPTSLPRKLSSSSASSTGFSSSWDESEDDVSSDPERSLEKSPPFLQTIEQPKPRVSKSWRKIKNMVHWSPFVMSFKKKYPWIQLAGHAGSFKPAANGKILKKHCDCEQRCLSLLMEDVLRPYVPAYHGDVLKDGEKYNQMDDLLSEFDSPCVMDCKMGVRTYLEEELTKARKKPSLRKDMYLKMIDVDPEAPTEEENQQRAVTKPRYMTWRETISSTATLGFRIEGIKKEDGTVNRDFKKTKTREQVIEAFKEFTKGNVNILKSYLSRLEDVRITLDKSPFFKSHEVIGSSLLFIHDKKEQAKVWMIDFGKTTPLPEGDVLDHRISWVEGNREDGYLFGLDNLIDILSEMAEENDVH